The Rhipicephalus microplus isolate Deutch F79 unplaced genomic scaffold, USDA_Rmic scaffold_14, whole genome shotgun sequence genome contains a region encoding:
- the LOC142784491 gene encoding uncharacterized protein LOC142784491 isoform X1, whose translation MQAYVTAGTVIIQRMGRGSMHGSLIWKDCDLLGSFERTKLPNGWLQAYFSSRAMQLAHMQSKSWSAPLVFCAGRSISIRQDTGINNNVPAVTRGLVLHGHVQCIKNKAQKTNKYKGTASDCSPAQCLQQQKEHIAMSGAAAA comes from the exons atgcaagcctatgtcactgctgggactgttatcattcagcggatggggcgtggaagcatgcatggcagcctcatctggaaggactgcgatctgcttgggagcttcgagcgcacaaaactgcctaacggctggctgcaag cctatttcagcagcagagcgatgcagctagcacacatgcaatccaagtcatggagcgctcctttggtgttctgtgcaggacgcagcatatccatccggcaagacactggtatcaacaataatg ttccagcagtaacaaggggtttggtgctccacggtcatgtacagtgtatcaagaacaaagcacagaagaccaacaagtataaagggactgccagtgactgttctcctgctcaatgtttacaacagcagaaagagcacattgcgatgtcaggagcagctgctgcttaa
- the LOC142784491 gene encoding uncharacterized protein LOC142784491 isoform X2: MQAYVTAGTVIIQRMGRGSMHGSLIWKDCDLLGSFERTKLPNGWLQGRSISIRQDTGINNNVPAVTRGLVLHGHVQCIKNKAQKTNKYKGTASDCSPAQCLQQQKEHIAMSGAAAA; encoded by the exons atgcaagcctatgtcactgctgggactgttatcattcagcggatggggcgtggaagcatgcatggcagcctcatctggaaggactgcgatctgcttgggagcttcgagcgcacaaaactgcctaacggctggctgcaag gacgcagcatatccatccggcaagacactggtatcaacaataatg ttccagcagtaacaaggggtttggtgctccacggtcatgtacagtgtatcaagaacaaagcacagaagaccaacaagtataaagggactgccagtgactgttctcctgctcaatgtttacaacagcagaaagagcacattgcgatgtcaggagcagctgctgcttaa